The DNA window GGCGGCGCCACCGACTTGCACCAGCTGGCCGGTGTCCTCGCCGGAGCGAGCGTCGCGGTGGTCGGCAACACCGGCCCCGCCCACCTCGCCGCCGCCGTGGGAACCCCCGTGGCCTCGCTGTTCACGCCGGTCGTACCGGCCGAGCGCTGGGGCCCGTACGGCGTACCCCACGTGCTGCTCGGTGACCAGACCGCGCCCTGTGCCGGGACCCGGGCGCGGCGCTGCCCGGCCCCGGGGCACCCCTGCCTCGACGGGGTCGGTGACGCGGAGGTGCTCGGCGCCGTGGCCGCGCTCGGCGGCCGTGCGCGGACCGAAGCGGGCTGTCCGGCGGTGCCGGGCGGCGTATCCGAGAAGCAACGAGGAGGAGCGACCGCATGAACATCCTGCTGTGGCACGTACACGGTTCCTGGACCACGGCGTTCGTCCAGGGGCCGCACACCTATCTCGTTCCCGTCACCCCCTCCCGGGATCCCGACGGCCTCGGCCGGGCCCGTACCTTCACCTGGCCCGACTCCGTACACGAAGTGACACCCGAACAGCTGCGCGAGACCCAGGTCGACCTCGTCGTCCTCCAGCGGCCGCACGAGCTCGAACTCGCCGAACGCTGGCTGGGCGGGCGCCGCCCGGGCCGTGACGTGCCCGCCGTCTATCTGGAGCACAACGCGCCGGACGGCAACGTTCCGGACACCCGGCACCCGTACGCGGACCGCGACGACCTGACGCTCGTCCACGTCACGCACTTCAACCGGCTGTTCTGGGACAACGGCTCCACCCGCACCGAGGTGATCGAGCACGGCATCGTCGATCCGGGACACCAGTACACCGGCTGGCTGCCGCGCGCCGCCGTCGTTGTCAACGACCCGGTCAGGCGCGGCCGTTACACCGGTACGGACCTGCTGCCCGCCCTGTCCGAGGCGACGCCGCTGGACGTCTTCGGTATGCGCACCGAGGGCCTGGCCGGGCATCTGGGCATATCCGACGACCGCCTGCACTCCACCGATCTCCCCCAGCGCGAACTGCACGCGGCCCTCGCCGAGCGCCGCCTGTACCTGCACCCGGTGCGCTGGACCTCGCTGGGTCTGTCCCTGCTGGAGGCCATGCACCTGGGCATGCCGGTCGTGGCCCTCGCCACCACCGAGGCGGTCGAGGCCGTCCCGCCCGGCGCCGGAACGCTGTCCACCCGGCCCGAGGTGCTGGCCCGGGCCGCCCGGCACTACCTGGAGGAACCGGAAGCCGCGGCCGAGGACGGCGCGCGCGGCCGCCAGTCCGTACTCGAACGGTACGGGCTCAAACGCTTCCTGAACGACTGGGAGCGCGTGATGACGGAGGTGCGCTCATGACATCCATCGGGCCCATCAGCATCGGGATCGGCGACGGCTGCGCCAAGAACGCCTCCGCCCTGTCGATCGCGCTCGTCTCGGAGCACGCGAGCCCGCTCGCCGCCCTCGGCGGAGTGGACGCGGGCGGCCAGAACGTCCATGTCGCGCGCCTTGCGGGCGCACTCGCCGATCGGGGTCACCGCGTCACCGTCTACACCCGGCGGGACGCGCGCGACCTGCCGGACCGGGTGCCACTGCGAGCCGGCGTCGAGGTGCACCACGTGCCCGCGGGGCCGCCTGAGCAGATCCCCAAGGACGAACTCCTGCCCCACATGCTGGCGTTCGGCCGCTACCTGGCGAGGGAGTGGCAGATACGGCCGCCCGACGTCGTCCACTCGCACTTCTGGATGTCGGGGCTCGCCGCGCTCCACGCGACCCATGAACTGCGGCTGCCGCTGCTGCACACGTTCCACGCGCTTGGCACGGTCAAGCGCCGCCACCAGCGGCGGGCCGACACCAGTCCGCCCGCCCGGATCGCCTGCGAGCGGGAGGTCGGCATGGGCTGCGACCGCATCGTCGCCACCTGCCGCGACGAGGTCGCCGAGCTGGGCCGGATGGGCATCCCCGCCGACAAGGTCAGGGTCGTGCCGTGCGGGGTCGACACCGCCGAGTTCACGCCGGACGGTCCGGTCGCCCACCGGGACGGTGCGTATCCCCACCGGCTGATCCAGCTCGGCCGCCTGGTCCCGCGCAAGGGCGCCGCCGTCTCCATCGGCGCGCTCTCCCGGCTGCCCGGCGCCGAACTCCTGATCGTCGGCGGCCCGTCGGCGGACCGGCTCGACGACGACCCCGAGGTACGCCGGCTGCGCGACATCGCCCGCGAGGCGGGTGTCGCCGACCGGGTGCGCTTCCTGGGCGGCGTATCCACCGCGGAGGTGGCGCCGCTGCTGCGGAGCGCCGATGTGGTGCTGTGCCCGGGTGACTACGAGCCGTTCGGCATCGTGCCGCTGGAGGCCATGGCCTGCGGCAGGCCGGTCGTCGCCAGCGGGGTGGGCGGACAGCTCGACACCGTCGCCGACCCGGCCACCGGACGGCTGGTGCCGCCCGGCGACCCCGAGGCCCTCGCCCGCGCCGCCGGCGAACTGCTCGACGACCGCGCCTTGCGGGAGGCGTGCGGGGAGGCGGGCCGGCGCCGCGTGCTGAGCCGCTACGGCTGGCCGCGCGTCGCGGCGTCCACCGAGTCCGTCTACTGCGAGGTGCTCGCCCCGCAGCCCGTCGTCACGGGGGCCGTCTGAGGGCCCGCGCCCGGCGTTCCCGACCACCGACCGCGCAGCACCGATGTCCGAAGGAGGTGCGGGTCCGGCCGTCGTCCCCCGGGACGCGGTACGCCCGGCCAGCATGAACGAATCCCTTGTACTCGACGCCGCGCACCGGCACTGCCAGTCCTTGCAGGACGCGCTCACCGGCTTCCGCCACCAGAGCCTGCGACGGCTGGCCGCGTGGGGCGCCGAACTCGCCGCCGTACTGCCCGTCGGAGGCCGGCTGCTGGCAGCCGGCAACGGCGGCAGCGCCGCCCAGGCCCAGCACCTGACAGCGGAACTCGTGGGACGCTACCGGCAGGAGCGCCCCGCCTACTCGGCCATCGCCCTGCACGCCGAGACCTCCAGCGTGACGGCCATCGGCAACGACTACGGGTTCGACCAGGTGTACGCCCGCCAGGTGTCCGCCCACGGCCGCCCCGGCGACATCCTGGTCCTCCTGTCGACCTCCGGCCGCAGCGCCAACCTGATCACCGCGGCGGTCACCGGCCGGGCCGCCGGACTGCGTGTGTGGGCGATGACCGGGCCCGGCCCCAACCCGCTCGCCGAGGCGTCCGACGAGTTTCTGTGCGTCGACGCCGGCACCACGGCCACCGTGCAGGAGGCCCACCTCGTCGCCGTACACCTGCTCTGCGCATGCTTCGACGCGGCGGGCGGGGCGCCCGCGCCGGACCGGGCGGCGGCCCGGCCTCTCGCCGCCGACCGGAGGCTCTCATGACCGCGCGCAAGCCGCTGGTGGTCGTCGGGGACGTCCTCCTCGACGAGGACATCGAAGGCGTCGCCACCCGGCTCTCCCCGGACGCCCCGGCCCCCGTCGTCGACGTCACCGGCGACCAGAGCCACCCCGGCGGCGCGGGACTCGCCGCCGCGCTGGCCGCCCGGGGCGGCCGCGAGGTGATCCTGGTGACCGCGCTCGGCGACGACCCGGCCAGCGGAGCGGTGCGCCGCGCCCTGCGCGGCCGGGTGCGGCTGGTGGAGATTCCGCTCGACGGGACGCTGCCGGTGAAGACCCGGGTACTGGCGGGCGGCCGCCCGCTGGTGCGGATCGACCGCGGCGGCGGAACGCCCGGCGAACCGGACGACGCGGTCCGTGTGGCGCTGGCGCAGGCCCACGCCGTACTCGTCGCCGACTACGGGCGCGGCACGGCGAGCGCCGTACGCCCGCACCTGGAGGCCGTGGCCCGCCGCACACCGCTGGTCTGGGACCCGCACCTCAGGGGTGACGACCCGGTGCCGGGCGCGCGGATCGTCACCCCGAACGGCGCCGAGGCCTGCGCGCTGAGCACCGCCGACGGCCAGTCCCTGCGGGCCTACGCCCTGCGCGGCGGCGACCTGGCGGAGCGCTGGCGGGCGGCGGCCGTCGCGGTGACCCTGGGCGAGCGCGGCGTCCTGCTGACCCGCCCCGGCGCCGGTACTCCGATGCTCGTCCC is part of the Streptomyces agglomeratus genome and encodes:
- the rfaE2 gene encoding D-glycero-beta-D-manno-heptose 1-phosphate adenylyltransferase, giving the protein MTARKPLVVVGDVLLDEDIEGVATRLSPDAPAPVVDVTGDQSHPGGAGLAAALAARGGREVILVTALGDDPASGAVRRALRGRVRLVEIPLDGTLPVKTRVLAGGRPLVRIDRGGGTPGEPDDAVRVALAQAHAVLVADYGRGTASAVRPHLEAVARRTPLVWDPHLRGDDPVPGARIVTPNGAEACALSTADGQSLRAYALRGGDLAERWRAAAVAVTLGERGVLLTRPGAGTPMLVPAPYRAQGDPCGAGDCFAAATAAALADGLLPEEAVQRAVAEAAAFVAAGGAGNPALWRTEPAPGPEEEGPETDPFALAERVRARGGTVVATGGCFDLLHAGHVGLLESARRIGDCLIVCVNSDASLARRKGPGRPLNPVADRLRVLAALGSVDAVAVFEEDTPAALLSRLRPDVWVKGGDYSVEDLPEAEVLRAWGGQAVVLPYLVGRSTTLLAHRAAQAAVRVRPSTP
- a CDS encoding D-sedoheptulose-7-phosphate isomerase, translated to MNESLVLDAAHRHCQSLQDALTGFRHQSLRRLAAWGAELAAVLPVGGRLLAAGNGGSAAQAQHLTAELVGRYRQERPAYSAIALHAETSSVTAIGNDYGFDQVYARQVSAHGRPGDILVLLSTSGRSANLITAAVTGRAAGLRVWAMTGPGPNPLAEASDEFLCVDAGTTATVQEAHLVAVHLLCACFDAAGGAPAPDRAAARPLAADRRLS
- a CDS encoding glycosyltransferase gives rise to the protein MTSIGPISIGIGDGCAKNASALSIALVSEHASPLAALGGVDAGGQNVHVARLAGALADRGHRVTVYTRRDARDLPDRVPLRAGVEVHHVPAGPPEQIPKDELLPHMLAFGRYLAREWQIRPPDVVHSHFWMSGLAALHATHELRLPLLHTFHALGTVKRRHQRRADTSPPARIACEREVGMGCDRIVATCRDEVAELGRMGIPADKVRVVPCGVDTAEFTPDGPVAHRDGAYPHRLIQLGRLVPRKGAAVSIGALSRLPGAELLIVGGPSADRLDDDPEVRRLRDIAREAGVADRVRFLGGVSTAEVAPLLRSADVVLCPGDYEPFGIVPLEAMACGRPVVASGVGGQLDTVADPATGRLVPPGDPEALARAAGELLDDRALREACGEAGRRRVLSRYGWPRVAASTESVYCEVLAPQPVVTGAV
- a CDS encoding glycosyltransferase, which codes for MNILLWHVHGSWTTAFVQGPHTYLVPVTPSRDPDGLGRARTFTWPDSVHEVTPEQLRETQVDLVVLQRPHELELAERWLGGRRPGRDVPAVYLEHNAPDGNVPDTRHPYADRDDLTLVHVTHFNRLFWDNGSTRTEVIEHGIVDPGHQYTGWLPRAAVVVNDPVRRGRYTGTDLLPALSEATPLDVFGMRTEGLAGHLGISDDRLHSTDLPQRELHAALAERRLYLHPVRWTSLGLSLLEAMHLGMPVVALATTEAVEAVPPGAGTLSTRPEVLARAARHYLEEPEAAAEDGARGRQSVLERYGLKRFLNDWERVMTEVRS